Proteins encoded in a region of the Populus nigra chromosome 3, ddPopNigr1.1, whole genome shotgun sequence genome:
- the LOC133689354 gene encoding trans-cinnamate:CoA ligase, peroxisomal-like: MDQLPKCDANYVPLTPINFLKRAAKVYGNRHSVVYEGIHFTWQQTYERCLCLADSLRSFDISKNDVVSVLAPNIPALYEMHFAVPMAGGVINAINTRLNPKHVATILRHSEAKVFFVDYQFVQLARQALQILMSSESISSKLVLPSVVLIDDIESPTGAIFGEREYEQLVRKGNPGHIPFKVQDEWDPIALNYTSGTTSEPKGVVYSHRGVFLGSLGVIIGWEMASEPVYMWSLPMFHCNGWTFAWGIAARGGTNVCLRNTTAKDMYRNIAQHRVTHMCCAPIVFNILLEAKPEERREITSPVQILVGGAPPPASLLEKMKPLGFHVTHSYGLTEVGPALVCEWQAKWNNLPSQDQSKIMARQGINSVALSHMDVKDLNTMISVPRDGKTMGEIVLKGSTVMKGYFKDPKATAKAFKNGWFATGDIGVIHPDGYLEIKDRSKDVIISGGENISSVELESVLYSHPRVLEAAVVAMPHPVWGESPCAFLAIKKNSDGKSNDLKEADIIAYCRKKLPRYMVPKKVEFIPELPKTSTGKIQKFQLRDLARNFVVSETFPSKNTAQVNANTEMQGRQALPSRVASSRL, translated from the exons ATGGATCAGCTTCCAAAATGTGATGCAAACTATGTTCCTCTCACCCCCATAAATTTCTTGAAGAGAGCTGCCAAAGTCTATGGCAATCGCCACTCTGTTGTGTACGAGGGAATCCATTTCACATGGCAGCAAACATACGAGCGTTGCCTTTGCCTTGCTGATTCTCTCCGTTCCTTTGATATTTCCAAAAACGATGTT GTTTCGGTGTTGGCTCCCAACATTCCAGCTCTGTATGAGATGCACTTCGCAGTGCCCATGGCAGGGGGAGTCATCAACGCCATCAACACCAGGCTAAATCCTAAGCACGTAGCCACCATTCTACGCCACTCAGAAGCAAAGGTCTTCTTTGTCGACTACCAATTTGTGCAGCTGGCACGTCAGGCCCTCCAAATTCTGATGTCAAGTGAATCTATTTCATCCAAATTAGTTCTCCCTTCAGTCGTTCTCATTGATGACATCGAGTCACCGACTGGTGCCATTTTCGGTGAAAGGGAGTATGAACAACTTGTCCGCAAGGGCAATCCAGGGCACATCCCTTTTAAGGTCCAAGATGAATGGGATCCCATAGCCTTGAATTACACTTCTGGAACAACATCAGAGCCAAAGGGGGTTGTCTATAGCCACAGAGGTGTCTTCCTTGGCTCCCTTGGCGTAATTATTGGCTGGGAAATGGCAAGTGAACCTGTTTATATGTGGTCTCTTCCTATGTTCCACTGTAATGGCTGGACCTTTGCGTGGGGCATTGCGGCACGGGGTGGAACAAACGTTTGCTTACGCAACACCACTGCTAAAGACATGTATAGGAACATCGCTCAGCACAGGGTGACTCACATGTGCTGTGCACCGATTGTTTTCAACATCCTCCTTGAGGCCAAACCAGAAGAACGTAGAGAAATCACTTCTCCTGTCCAAATACTTGTCGGTGGGGCACCACCACCGGCCTCCCTACTTGAAAAGATGAAGCCATTAGGATTCCATGTCACTCATTCCTATGGCCTCACAGAGGTTGGACCAGCCCTTGTATGTGAGTGGCAGGCCAAGTGGAACAATCTTCCAAGCCAAGATCAGTCAAAAATCATGGCTAGACAAGGGATTAATTCAGTAGCTCTATCTCATATGGATGTCAAAGATTTGAATACAATGATTAGCGTGCCTAGGGATGGTAAAACAATGGGGGAGATTGTTCTGAAGGGAAGCACTGTCATGAAAGGGTATTTCAAGGACCCAAAGGCCACCGCGAAAGCATTCAAGAATGGATGGTTTGCTACAGGCGATATTGGGGTCATACATCCGGACGGATACTTGGAAATCAAGGACAGATCAAAAGATGTGATTATATCTGGTGGTGAAAACATCAGCAGTGTAGAATTAGAGTCGGTTCTTTACAGCCATCCAAGAGTCCTAGAGGCAGCTGTGGTTGCCATGCCACACCCAGTTTGGGGAGAAAGTCCTTGTGCTTTTCTTGCCATTAAAAAGAACTCAGATGGAAAATCTAATGATCTCAAAGAAGCTGATATTATTGCTTATTGTAGGAAAAAGCTTCCCCGTTATATGGTTCCGAAGAAAGTGGAGTTCATCCCTGAGTTACCCAAGACTTCAACAGGAAAAATTCAGAAATTCCAGTTAAGGGATTTGGCACGAAATTTTGTGGTCTCGGAGACCTTCCCTAGCAAGAATACTGCCCAAGTAAATGCCAATACAGAAATGCAAGGACGTCAGGCTCTGCCATCTCGTGTTGCTTCGTCTCGTCTTTGA